TGACGGACGGGCCGGGGGAGTGGGGGCGCCGAAGTACGTCCTGCTGTCGTACGACCGGGAAGCCGAGTTCGAGGCGAGGAGGGCTACGAGGAGACGTGGGCGTTGTGCGAGGACGCCGAGGATCTCTTCGCCGACCCGACTCCTCCACCCCGGGGCGTCTACGAACTTCTCGGCTGCGCTCCCGAGGGCCGCCTGAGCGAAGCCCTCACACGGGCACCTACCGAGGGATCGGCGCCTCTCGGGACTCTCACCCTGGAGATTCTCGACAAGACCGGCGCGGCGGTCGGTGAGTGGCATCTGGAAGAGGCGTGCCTCCTCGGCGACCGCCCCTGTGCCCGCGACCTGACACTGCGGGACGTCACGATCGCCGGAACGGAAGCCGACCACAACACCTACGACTGCCCGCGGCGTCCGCCGCTGTCCCCGGGCTACCGCCTGCTGGGTGCCCACGGTGAACCGCACGGCACCTGCCGCGATCTGGCCTGCGTACGCGAGGTCCCGGACGAAACCATGGAACCCCCGCTGCGCCTGTTGGGCTGCTCTCCACTGGGCGCCCTGCGGACCGCGCTGGACATGGGGGAGGAGGACCTCGGTCATGCCAAGGTCCTGCGCATCGACACCTCCGGTCGGCCCCTGCAGTCCGCAGCCGAGGGTGAGCTGCGAGCCTGGATCCCGTCAGCGCGCGGTCCCGGTCTGGTGGACCTCACCCTGGACCTGTGGTCGGAGCGACCGCCCTTCGCGGCCGACGAGGTGTGGGAACTGTGGTTCGAGGGACGACCCACGGAGTCCAACCGCTGGGCTCGATGCGGCAACGAGGGACGGCAGTTCTGGCTTCGCACGGCGCTCGACAATCACGTCTACGGCGGCCAGGACCGGCCGCCCGGCACGACGTACCACCTCGACGGCCGCCACGTCACCGACCTGCCCGGCTTCTTCTGCGCCCTGGGTGAGGCGGTGAACGACCCCGGCGGCTACTTCGGCTGGGGCCTGGACGCCCTGGACGACTGTCTGATGGGCCGCTGGGGCGCCACCCCGCAGGCCCTCCACAGACCGCCGGCCTTCGAGGAACTCCTCGCCTTTCTCGCCGAGGGCGATCGCGTCGACGTCCACCTCGCCTGAGCCGAGGTTCACTCGAGGTTTTCCACAACCCGGAGGTTGTCCACAGGTCTGCCCGGCTGTCAGTGCCGCCCTGCATCATGGATGCATGACCGAGAGCGAGCAGTTG
This portion of the Streptomyces canus genome encodes:
- a CDS encoding barstar family protein; amino-acid sequence: MCEDAEDLFADPTPPPRGVYELLGCAPEGRLSEALTRAPTEGSAPLGTLTLEILDKTGAAVGEWHLEEACLLGDRPCARDLTLRDVTIAGTEADHNTYDCPRRPPLSPGYRLLGAHGEPHGTCRDLACVREVPDETMEPPLRLLGCSPLGALRTALDMGEEDLGHAKVLRIDTSGRPLQSAAEGELRAWIPSARGPGLVDLTLDLWSERPPFAADEVWELWFEGRPTESNRWARCGNEGRQFWLRTALDNHVYGGQDRPPGTTYHLDGRHVTDLPGFFCALGEAVNDPGGYFGWGLDALDDCLMGRWGATPQALHRPPAFEELLAFLAEGDRVDVHLA